The Amphiura filiformis chromosome 13, Afil_fr2py, whole genome shotgun sequence genome segment tcatgctaatgtatacagatgcttttgagtcattttcaactttaaatttcccctcttttacaaaattattcacttttaccgcattttttaaagcttttcggatataaaatgtatctatttatgacaaaattggtggcgctatttagttactgaaaattactcttttaagcttttaatgcaaacaatttcttttattttttgaagaaatatgttaataaaatgtctttgctgcttgtttcacctatttcatctgttttaaaggcagtattgatcacctaACCTTGCAAATCAAtataatatgatttaggataaatagcgccatctatagtttgcatttagttaataatgaagccaattctatatacatcaaacaaccgtgatttcATTCTGAACAAACGATTATTCTGGAGGCTACCGACCTTGTCGAGGTCTACGATACCTGGTCGGCCAGAATTCTCGAGAACATTTCTACCTTTATAAACATAGGAAGCGGGTGGGTGTTTGAGTCGATTCAGAGCCTTGAGCTTCACACGGTGGAGTACGAGCCGTTGGGCGGCTCCTCGTACATCCCTCTCCCGGAGTTTTTAGCGAAAAAGACAGCGATCGTCAATCTCAAAAACGAGGACGACGCGTGCTTCAAGTGGGCCGTCACAAGGGCGACGCACATGGTTGGCGTGCACCTGGAACGAATCGATAAGGCCCTTCGAGAAAAAGCCGCCGAGCTGAATTGGGACGGCGTGACATTTCCGACTCCCCTTTCCGACATCGGCAAATTTGAGAGAAGGAATCCGACCATTTCGGTGAACGTGCACGGTTTTGACAGAATAAAGTTTACCCTCTTCGGATCAGCGATCTTGATTGCCAACGCGAGGTTGATTTGCTTCTCATATCCGACGAAGAAAAGCAACACTACTGCGTCGTGAAAAGTTTGAGCAGATTGTTGAGCACACAAGTGTCAAAAAAGGGACACGCTCGCCACTTTTGCAGGCGGTGCTACTCGTCCTACACCTCCAAGGAGCGACTGGCTGTGCACATCGATCTCTGCCGCTTGCACGAATCGGTGAGGATCGAGATGTCCGAAAAGGGCTCCGTTCAGGAGTTCAAGAACCATTTCAGATCGCAAAATGTTCCCTTTGTCGTCTACGCCGACTTCGAGTCCTTCACGAAGCCCATCCACACCCGTCAGCCCGATCCTAACGGCAGCTACACGCAAAAGTACCAGAAGCACGACCCTTCGGGATTTTGCTACTACATCAAATGCTTCGACGACTCGCTGTACAGGCAAGACCCGGTCGTGTATACCAAAAGATCGGAAGACGAGGACGTGGCTCAGATTTTTGTGGAGCGCCTCGAGGAAGACATTCGACGCATTTACCGACGGTTTAAATTCCCCCAAAATATGGTCTTTGACCAGCGGGAACGAGCTATCTTCGCGGAGTCGAGCAATTGCCAAATTTGCAAAAAGCCCCTGACCCCTCTAGACGAAGAAAACCGCACCGTTCGAGATCATTGCCATTTTACGGGCAAGTTTCGAGGAGCGGCGCACAACAAGTGTAACCTGCGGTACAGGAAGCCAAAATTCTTCCCCGTGATTTTCCACAACCTCGCCGGCTACGACGCGCACCTGTTCGTTAAAAATTTGGGCAAGACCGAAGGGAAAATCGATTGCATTCCGAACAACGAGGAAAAGTACATTTCCTTCACCAAGCAGATCGTCGTCGACTCCTTCGTTAACAAAGAGGGGAAAGAAGTCGAGGTCAAGCGCGATCTTCGATTCATCGACAGCTTCAAGTTTATGGCGTCGGGCCTATCCAAGCTCGTCGACAATCTCTCCAACTTCCCGACGATGGAAAAATTCTTCCCGAGCGAAGAAAAAAGAAGACTTCTCGTAAGAAAAGGGGTCTACCCGTACGATCACGTCGACTCTTTGAAAAAACTGGAGGAAACTTGTCTTCCGCCGAAGGCAGCTTTCTACTCCAGGCTCAACGAAGAGAGCATTTCCGACGAAGATTACGAGCACGCTCAAAGTGTGTGGGAAAGCTTCGAAATGAAAACCCTTCGAGAGTACCACGACCTGTATCTTGAGTCGGATGTTCTCCTGCTGGCGGACGTATTCGAAAGTTTTCGAGAAGTTTGTCAAAACAATTACGAGCTGGACCCGGCCTGGTACTTCACGGCGCCTGGACTCGCCTACGACGCCATGTTAAAAAAGACTGGCGCGCGGCTCGAGCTCCTGCACGACGTTGACATGATGCAAATGATCGAGAAGGGGATCAGAGGAGGCGTCTCGATGATAAGCACCCGGCATTCCGAGGCGAACAACAAGTACATGGGCCCTGATTTTGACCCGACGAAGCCCTCAAAATTCATCCAGTACCTCGACGCCAACAATCTCTACGGGCACGCGATGAGCCAGCCTCTGCCGACAGGAGGATTCAAGTGGATGACCGCCAGCGAGCTGCGAGACTGGCGACTCTGGCCTTGCATCGTTGAGGTTGACCTGGAGTATCCGAAGGAACTTCACGACCTCCATAACGACTACCCGCTCGCGCCTGAAAAACTCGTCATCGACAAGGCTGAAAAGCTCGTTCCGAATCTGCGGGGCAAAAAAAAGTACGTGATTCACTACGCGGCTTTGAAGCAGTATTTGAGCTTGGGACTTCGACTCGAGAAAATTCATCGCGGGATTCGGTTCGAGGAAAGCGCGTTCATGGAGGGGTACATCGACCTGAACACTCGACTTCGCAAGGAAGCCGCGAACGAATTTGAGAAGGACTTCTTCAAGCTCATGAACAACTCCGTGTTCGGCAAGACGATGGAAAACATTCGGAATAGGGTCGACATTCACCTGGTGAATTCGAGAAAGAAAGCTAAAAAGCTCGCGGCAAAGCCAAACTTCGAGCGGCGCACGATTTTTGACGAAAACTTGATAGCCATTCACATGAAGAGGACCAAGCCGATCTACCTAGGCATGTCTATCCTCGACATTTCCAAGACGACGATATACGATTTCCACTACGGGTACGTCAAGCCAATGTACGGCGACAGGGCTAAGCTACTTTTTAGTGACACGGATTCTCTGGCGTACGAAATTCGAACCGAAGATTTCTACCGAGACATCGCCCCGGATCTTGACGCTCGATTCGATACTTCGAACTACTCGGCCGACCATCCGTCCGGGATTCGAACCGGCGTAAACAAGAAAGTGCTAGGCAAGTTCAAGGACGAGGCTGGCGGCAAGCAGATCGCGGAGCTTGTCGGTCTTCGAGCGAAGCTGTACGCTTTCAGAATGCACAAGGGCTCggaagaaaaaaaatgcaaaggCGTGAAGAAGGCCGTCGTCAAAAAGAAAATTACTTTCGACGATTACAAAAAATGCCTTCTAAGCGGCGAGCCCCAGATGAGAAGAATGAACGTGATTCGAAGTTACAAACATGAAGTTTACACCGAAGAGGTCAACAAGATCGCGCTCTCTGCGAATGATGGCAAGAGAATCGTCTTGCCGGATAAAATCCACACTCTGGCGCACGGTCATTACAGAGATCCCCATAGATTGCATACAAATTCTTGATCGATCGTTTTCATGCGATGAAAGCCGTGAATGTCGTCGACGCTCTAAATTTGCAAAACGTTGCTTCTCGCCGTAGAGAGATATTCGTTCAAACAGACAGCGTGATAAAAATTTTTATAATCCTTCTTGCGTCCGTAGACGTCGGACCAGTGCTTCACTCGGTACATCCTTGGAAGCCCTTTGCCGATGAGTTCtccacattttttacatttagaTGTGGACATTCCGGCGTAATCGATGGCGTAATGAAGTTTACTTTTGCATTCCATgccaataatttttgagaaagcTTCGAAAAGTAAATAattcatttttgaaatatctCGTAATTGGTGAGAGTACCAAGATGTCATAGCACCGAATCCGGAGGCAGCTGAGTGTCATCGGGCACGATCATCAATTCTTGCCGAACAAACGCTCTTTTTGGCGCGCCTTCGGATAGGTAGTACAGGACAGGGTCGCCGGGAGTTTCGACACCGCTGTCGACCCCGTACGTCTCTATAGACCAGATGGGATCGGTAGCTCTCCTTCGCTCTCCCCCCTCGTCCTCTCCCGGTCTGTACAGATACCTCACCGCTACGTTAGATGGAAGCCGAACTTCATTTTTCCAACGCTGCGGCGCCGAGTGCGAGGCTTCGACTTTTTCTTTCTTGATCGCGTCCGACGGTTTCATTCCGATGAGGCGCGTTTCTTCGTTGCTTACCGCTCGGATAACTTCCGGCAGCCTAGCTACCCACTCTGTGCTCCTCGCGTTTCCGCCTCTAGCTTCTATCAAGATTTCCTGGGAATATTGGTGACCGAACAATCTTTCGGCCAAAGTTCGATTGAATCTTTCCACGATGGCCTGAGCCCTATGCTGACCGGGCTCTCCTCTCCGCACGCTGACGTTATGCTTTTTCACGAGTTCGTTTACTTTTCCCATGAACTCCCTTCCTTTTTTGAAAGTTTGCCttccattttctttattttcacgcGAGTTCGCGAAATTTTTCTAGCAGCCCGAATTTCTCGGCGTATTCTTCCAGTGGTTTATATCTCGCCGATCGACCGAGTTTTCCCGAAGAAAATCGAGCGTTTTCTTCAAAATCTGAATTTCTTCCGTTCTTCCCGGGAAAATCCAAGGCGGTCTCAAGCACAGTCTCATTTTGTATCGATCCTTGTACCACGCGGCAAAGCACAGCAGCAAGGCGTGCGCCTGAACTCTTACCTTCTTTCCGTTGTACCCGCTCGCAGGTTTCCGAGACTCGTCCCGTTCCACGCGAAAAAATCGCTCACGGACGTATCTTCCAGCTGTTCGAAGATTTCGTCGTCGGCTAGCTCAAAATAAATTGAATCGCCCATTTCGTCGGTTTATTTACAATAAACAAACATGATCGTCGCATTTTGGGTATGCGCCGCGTGTCTTTTAGACACCCCGGAAAGAAGAATCAGGATGGAAGCCAGGCGCATAGCCGAAGCGCTGGAAAAGTACAACTTAGCTCGCGAGGCGGAAAAAAATCGGCTTGTGAATTTGCAAAATAGAGCGAAAATAAAAGCggaaaaatgaattttgaaaaattcgAAAAACTGCGCGAAGAGCAGAAATCGAGCATCTTGAAATGGCGCGACTTGGAACAAGGCAAAATTGTCGAAATCAAGGGGTTCAAATACATCGCAACCAAGTTCGACGACTCAGCGTGTGTAATTGAGCTCGCGGATGGCCGTGAATTTTGGGCGCCGTCTACGCAGCAAAAAGATCTTAAAAAAGGAAGGGTAAAATTTCGGCACTCACGTTGCTATATGATGTCAAACGGACTCTTTGCGTCAAAAAAAAAATGCGGGGCAACCGTATTACTCGGTCGACATTGTCTGGGAACCCAAGGAAGAATCCGAAGAAGAATCTAGAGTTGACTTCGGGTCCGATGAAGAAGACTGGGATGCCTGAGAAACTAAATTTTCGCGGGTGCGCTTGCGATATTTGCGAGAAGAGAAAAACCAGAGCCCAAGCGCCCAAGAGTTCGGCCTACAATGGGAACGGGGTCCCCTTTCGACGTCTGTTCGAAGAACTGCTAAAAAAAAGTCCCCCGCGCGGGTGCGCTTGTGATATTTGCGAAAAGAGAAAACCAGGGCCAAAAAAAGAGCCAAGCGCTCAAGAGTTCGGCCGGGTATGAGGGCGGGCCCCCTTTCGACGTCTGTTCGAAGAACTGCCAAAAAAAGTCCCTCGAGTGTCGAGGGAATTTTTTGAACGTAAAAACGCTATCATGTGCAAGGGCTGCGTTTGCGCGAGCCGAAACGATTGCTCGCTTTGCCGTAAATCGCAAATCGCGACCCTTCGTTTTGCGActttggagagagagagagagtgccTTTGAAAGAATTCCGTAAACTCGCGTACAATATTTTAAGCCCGGAAACATTCTACAGGATCGCCTACGACTACAGGCCTGTAAGAAGCTACTACAGGCGTGAGTACGACGCTGCAATTGCGGAAAAGTACCGTCCATTCGCGTACAGCGCGGAAAAAAAGGTTTGCAGTCTCGCTCTTGTTGATGACATGCCTACATGCTTGGACAGCGGCGTCATTCAATCGGAATTGTATTTCACGAACGAGCCCTGGTggctaaaatctaaaaaaaaactcGCACTTacgcgattttttttttctacggGGGGTAGGGGGCGTAGCCCCTTACGCAAAGTTATACGCGAGAACTCCAGTCGCGAGCATGCCAACTCCGACCAAGGCCTATTCTCCGTTCTTGATGGACTCAGTCTGCCCCTCGTCGAGATAATCGTACAAATGCGGTTCAGGCGGTAGGGGGTCCAGGAGTACCCCGGTGAGATTGTAATACTGTCGCATCGCGTCGTCGACGTCCGCGAAGGTGCGATCCGCGTGATCCTGTTTTTTAAGCTGAGTATTAATGTAGTCTATTCGCTGAAGACGAGCCTGGTTCCAAGAATCACGATCGTGTTGAACTTGCTCCAAGGCTAGATTGTGCCGCTTGCGCTCGGCAGAACTCGAGAGAGTGCTGAAAAGATAATTCGAGCCAGAAAATGCGAGTGCGTTTACTAGAGCACCGCCAGCTAACATAAGTATCGAAGCCATAGTCCTTTTATTTTGCGCAAAAATTTTTACGCGTCGGCCATAATATTCTCAGGCAGCCAACCCTGCGTGACGAGCCAGTCTCTCAGCATTGTGGACGTCCATAGACTTCCAGCCAGTTTTGCGAACTCTTTGAGATCGAGCTGGCTTAGATTTGCCggcttcattttcaaaatttttttcatCGCCATCGCGTTGGCGAATGTCAAGACGCTGAGCGTACCAGCGTGGTAGACGCCATTGACGATCATCTTTGCGGTGTCATCCGATTGCGACatcttttcttttatttatacCTAGAATTCAAAATCCGCGCGGGATAATCCGTAGCGAGAATTTGCGCGCGTTTTGAATTCCCGAACTTTTCATTTTCAAACTCGAGAAAAAAAGCACGCGCGAAAATGAAGCCGGAAATCTAAGAGGTAGGGCTAGGAATCAGCCCCCGCGGCAGCGGTCGTTACGAATTCAAAATCCGCGCCGGGATAATCCGTAGCGAGAGTTTGCGCGCGTTTAGAAATCGTCAAAGTCAAATGTTTTTTCTTTAACTTCAGCCTGACGTATATTCGATTTCTTCGCTGCCACTTCTGGAACCCGCGACGACAGTTTTTGATACGCCAGATAGCCCCCGGCTGTTACAACGGCGAAACCAAGCCCGGCGACAGTTGTCCAACTCACGCTAGAATCCGCCGCGGGTTCTGAATGCGGGGGCGGGGGCGAGGCCCCCGCATGGCTTTCTTCGAAGTCTTTTAGCTTGGCTgccctttctttgttttttgcggCAAGCTCTTTCCCAGCGGCGACCCTTATATCCGACGTTATAATTTTTCCGAGGTACTCTCTGATCTTTCCCGCTACGGCTATCTCGATTAAACGCTCGCGCAAATCTGACTGGGTCTCTTGGGCGGTTTCCGGCGGGGGAGGTTCCGCCACAGCGGCTTTAACTATTTCGTCGATCGTTGTCATCgttctttttattttaagataCACCCAAGTTGCCGATAGGATTATCGTTACGTTCGCGATGACGCTCGTGACGCTCGTGAGATACTCTAGCCACATTCTTGCCAAAAGTACGCCGTGGGTTGCTCCGTGATCAGAATCAGTTTGGAATGCTTGTGCTGAGCTAgctttttttgaatttcttttttttcttccgaAGTTGAGATCACGTCATTTTCTCTCAGAGTTTCGATGAAACTGTCGCGATCCTTCGTGTAAAACAACGCCGTCCATTTGGTTTGCTCTCGGAGATCGGTCAGGACGGAATTGTACTTTTGAGTGAGAACCCAAACGGAGCAATCCATGTGCCTGCCGGAAAAAGCCAGTTCCGACAGCATCTGTTTTTTTCTGGTCATCGAGCGGTCGGCGCTGCAGTCGTCGATCATAAAAAGAACGTGACCGTCTTGAATCCCAAACGTCTCGTAAG includes the following:
- the LOC140168767 gene encoding uncharacterized protein; the protein is MSEKGSVQEFKNHFRSQNVPFVVYADFESFTKPIHTRQPDPNGSYTQKYQKHDPSGFCYYIKCFDDSLYRQDPVVYTKRSEDEDVAQIFVERLEEDIRRIYRRFKFPQNMVFDQRERAIFAESSNCQICKKPLTPLDEENRTVRDHCHFTGKFRGAAHNKCNLRYRKPKFFPVIFHNLAGYDAHLFVKNLGKTEGKIDCIPNNEEKYISFTKQIVVDSFVNKEGKEVEVKRDLRFIDSFKFMASGLSKLVDNLSNFPTMEKFFPSEEKRRLLVRKGVYPYDHVDSLKKLEETCLPPKAAFYSRLNEESISDEDYEHAQSVWESFEMKTLREYHDLYLESDVLLLADVFESFREVCQNNYELDPAWYFTAPGLAYDAMLKKTGARLELLHDVDMMQMIEKGIRGGVSMISTRHSEANNKYMGPDFDPTKPSKFIQYLDANNLYGHAMSQPLPTGGFKWMTASELRDWRLWPCIVEVDLEYPKELHDLHNDYPLAPEKLVIDKAEKLVPNLRGKKKYVIHYAALKQYLSLGLRLEKIHRGIRFEESAFMEGYIDLNTRLRKEAANEFEKDFFKLMNNSVFGKTMENIRNRVDIHLVNSRKKAKKLAAKPNFERRTIFDENLIAIHMKRTKPIYLGMSILDISKTTIYDFHYGYVKPMYGDRAKLLFSDTDSLAYEIRTEDFYRDIAPDLDARFDTSNYSADHPSGIRTGVNKKVLGKFKDEAGGKQIAELVGLRAKLYAFRMHKGSEEKKCKGVKKAVVKKKITFDDYKKCLLSGEPQMRRMNVIRSYKHEVYTEEVNKIALSANDGKRIVLPDKIHTLAHGHYRDPHRLHTNS